The Mesorhizobium loti genome includes a region encoding these proteins:
- a CDS encoding OmpA family protein — MTSTVDPISLPQRTASNDTEIDREALARLLIEIARNVDPDYRARFDGVPTADPRMETLRQLLVSREISELSRVTHLLDEPEQLAAAVGDILPSAAARAPHAQLGEALAPAVERAVQRSIQKSPRTLTDILYPVFLPAIRKSIGEKIDQTFQSLNETLRHIFTWHGLKWRFESWRTGASFSEVVLKHSLVYRIEHAFLIHRNSGLLIAHVTADNATSEDPQLISSMLSAIQDFVKDSFNEKEQSGLDTIRFGDLRLWSEVGPFATLVSVIRGNPPEELHEIVRDVLLRIHEESSQALEQFDGDGSQLATVEAQLQTCVELKQEESNEGFPWLVAAVAVLLLSLAGGWYFLSWQSAQRWQAYVSRWQAYVSRLEAQPGIIVAEQQVRDGQFYIAGLRDPLAADPQSLLSGTQVDPAQVHSQWQFYQSLEPEFVLKRLTASLAPPDSVRLSIDNDRIVAEGEAPGTWIDRARAAAQQLSAGGPVFDISKVRDVSPEVLEAERWQAYVSRLGNQPGIIVAEQKIRDGQFYISGLRDPLGADPQSLLSGTQVDPARVHSQWQSYQSLEPEFVLKRLAASLYPPDTVRLSIVNDRIVAEGEAPDTWIDRARVAARQLSAGGPEFDISKVRDVSPEARAAEHWQYYVSRLEAQPGIIVAQQTARGGHFYISGLRDPLAADPQALLPGTEVDPARVHSQWQFYQSLDPKFVVKRLTASLTPPKSVQLSIIQGRIVVVGEAPATWINRAQAAAEQLSADGVVLDVSQLRELDLAELNHLREAIQTTDIFFSSGKVVPGPEQTPVLDRLADQIKEFAQSARKSGVTARFMLTGHSDTTGRETANASISAARAETVRALLNKRGVAPELLLVRGAGTFEPAVPENSQTGSSTNRRVSVTVNLD; from the coding sequence TTGACGTCAACCGTCGACCCAATCAGCCTCCCGCAAAGAACAGCCTCGAACGATACAGAGATTGATCGCGAGGCTCTGGCTCGTCTTTTGATCGAAATTGCCCGGAACGTTGATCCGGACTATCGTGCGCGTTTCGACGGAGTTCCAACCGCCGATCCTCGCATGGAAACGCTGCGCCAGTTGCTGGTCAGCCGCGAAATTTCGGAGCTTTCACGAGTTACGCATCTGCTGGACGAACCCGAGCAGCTTGCGGCAGCCGTGGGCGACATTCTTCCCAGTGCGGCCGCGCGAGCGCCTCATGCGCAGCTCGGCGAGGCGCTTGCGCCAGCTGTCGAAAGGGCTGTGCAACGGTCAATCCAGAAGAGCCCGCGCACACTGACGGATATATTATACCCGGTGTTTCTGCCGGCAATTCGCAAGTCGATCGGGGAAAAGATCGACCAGACCTTTCAGTCGCTGAACGAAACTCTAAGACATATATTTACCTGGCATGGGCTCAAGTGGAGATTTGAATCTTGGAGGACAGGGGCAAGCTTTTCGGAAGTTGTCCTTAAGCACTCTCTTGTCTATCGTATAGAGCACGCCTTTCTCATTCACCGCAATTCCGGTCTTTTGATAGCGCATGTCACCGCCGACAATGCAACGAGCGAAGATCCTCAACTCATCTCTTCGATGCTTAGTGCAATTCAGGATTTCGTGAAGGACTCGTTTAACGAGAAAGAGCAGAGCGGCCTGGACACAATCCGTTTTGGCGACCTTCGTCTCTGGTCGGAAGTTGGACCGTTTGCCACCCTGGTTTCGGTGATCCGGGGAAATCCGCCAGAGGAATTGCATGAAATAGTTCGCGATGTATTGCTTCGCATCCATGAGGAAAGCTCACAGGCTTTAGAGCAGTTTGACGGCGACGGTTCGCAGTTGGCCACCGTAGAGGCGCAGTTGCAGACCTGCGTCGAGCTCAAGCAGGAGGAATCAAACGAGGGATTTCCGTGGCTGGTGGCGGCCGTTGCCGTGCTGCTTTTGAGTCTGGCAGGCGGTTGGTACTTTCTTTCCTGGCAATCAGCGCAGCGCTGGCAAGCCTACGTGTCGCGCTGGCAGGCTTACGTGTCGCGACTGGAGGCCCAGCCGGGCATCATCGTTGCAGAACAACAGGTACGCGATGGCCAATTCTATATTGCCGGCCTGAGAGACCCGCTTGCCGCCGACCCGCAGTCGCTGTTGTCTGGAACGCAGGTCGATCCCGCCCAGGTTCATTCGCAGTGGCAATTCTATCAGAGCCTTGAACCGGAGTTCGTGCTGAAGCGGCTGACTGCGTCGCTGGCTCCGCCGGATTCAGTACGACTATCGATCGACAATGATCGCATCGTTGCCGAGGGTGAGGCTCCCGGCACCTGGATAGATCGGGCGCGCGCAGCGGCCCAGCAGCTTTCGGCAGGCGGGCCGGTCTTCGATATTTCCAAGGTTCGTGACGTAAGCCCCGAAGTACTCGAGGCGGAGCGCTGGCAGGCCTATGTGTCGCGGCTGGGGAACCAGCCGGGCATCATCGTTGCAGAACAAAAGATACGCGACGGCCAATTCTATATTTCCGGCCTGAGAGATCCGCTTGGCGCCGACCCGCAATCGCTGTTGTCTGGAACGCAGGTCGATCCCGCCCGGGTTCATTCACAGTGGCAATCCTATCAAAGCCTTGAGCCGGAGTTCGTGTTGAAGCGGCTGGCGGCGTCGCTGTATCCGCCGGATACAGTACGACTTTCGATCGTCAATGATCGCATCGTTGCCGAGGGCGAGGCTCCCGACACCTGGATAGATCGGGCGCGCGTAGCGGCCCGACAGCTTTCGGCAGGCGGACCGGAATTCGACATCTCCAAGGTTCGTGATGTGAGCCCCGAAGCACGCGCGGCGGAGCACTGGCAGTATTATGTGTCGCGACTTGAGGCCCAACCGGGAATCATCGTCGCCCAACAAACGGCGAGAGGCGGACATTTCTACATTTCCGGCCTGAGAGACCCGCTTGCCGCCGACCCGCAAGCTCTGCTGCCCGGAACGGAGGTTGATCCTGCCCGCGTTCATTCACAGTGGCAATTCTATCAGAGCCTTGATCCGAAGTTCGTGGTGAAGCGGCTGACGGCGTCGCTGACCCCGCCGAAATCGGTCCAGCTTTCGATCATCCAGGGTCGCATCGTTGTCGTGGGTGAGGCTCCTGCCACCTGGATCAACCGGGCGCAGGCCGCCGCCGAACAACTTTCGGCGGACGGAGTGGTTCTGGATGTCTCGCAGCTGCGTGAGCTGGATCTTGCAGAACTCAATCATTTGAGAGAGGCCATCCAGACGACCGATATTTTCTTCTCTTCCGGCAAAGTTGTGCCGGGACCAGAGCAGACTCCGGTTCTCGACAGATTGGCGGATCAAATAAAGGAATTCGCCCAAAGTGCCCGCAAGTCAGGTGTAACAGCGCGGTTCATGTTGACCGGCCATTCGGACACCACGGGCCGTGAGACGGCCAACGCGTCGATCAGCGCCGCCCGCGCCGAGACAGTTCGTGCGCTTCTCAACAAGCGCGGCGTCGCTCCGGAACTGCTGCTGGTTCGGGGCGCGGGCACCTTTGAACCGGCGGTGCCTGAAAATAGTCAAACTGGTAGCTCCACCAATCGCCGGGTTTCGGTTACGGTAAACCTGGACTAG
- a CDS encoding GTP-binding protein — MLGGFSVGKTSLVRRFVKSIFSETYLTTVGVKIDKKSVALPDKTVDLILWDLAGEDDIGSFRVSHVRGATGLVLVVDGTRAATLAAALTLRERVEAEFGAMPFVLLFNKSDLADRWVIPDSEIDGLRQRGWQIYLTSALTGEHVDDAFLQLASMVTK; from the coding sequence ATGTTGGGCGGGTTCTCTGTCGGAAAGACGAGCCTGGTCCGCAGGTTTGTGAAAAGCATCTTTTCAGAAACCTACTTGACCACGGTGGGAGTGAAAATCGACAAGAAGAGTGTCGCACTCCCGGACAAAACAGTGGATCTGATTTTGTGGGATTTGGCTGGCGAAGACGATATCGGCTCATTCCGCGTCAGCCATGTGCGAGGTGCGACCGGGCTGGTGCTTGTCGTCGATGGAACCCGCGCCGCTACTCTTGCCGCCGCGCTCACGCTGCGCGAGCGGGTCGAGGCCGAATTCGGCGCTATGCCGTTTGTATTGCTCTTCAACAAATCCGATCTGGCCGATCGGTGGGTCATACCGGATAGTGAGATCGACGGGCTGAGGCAACGAGGATGGCAAATCTATCTGACAAGCGCGCTTACCGGTGAGCATGTCGATGATGCGTTTCTTCAACTTGCTTCGATGGTCACCAAATAG